The following proteins are co-located in the Sulfurospirillum deleyianum DSM 6946 genome:
- a CDS encoding BtrH N-terminal domain-containing protein — MTQIPFKHAQFAHCESGVMATLFSAYGFPLSEPMAFGLAHALSFVYLPFVKVNNLPLIAYRSLPKSIIKTLSKFLHVTMKTHTFKNEEQANEALKNLVQEGKIVGLQTSVYYLPYFPKDMRFHFNAHNLLVYGMEDEKYLISDPVFEEAVVCTQEGLSKARFAKGVFAPKGFMYYPENIPKQVDMPALLKNAIVKNAKAMLTPFPFAGVKGMRKLAQKIVSLQEETNQRYVKNYLTHIVRMQEEIGTGGGGFRFVYAAFLKEAKAYGLNEALLEEASALMVNSGNALREFALYCVEGSKKIESLNTQKIAAKLIEASTYEEKAFRLLKELK; from the coding sequence TTGACCCAAATTCCTTTTAAACATGCCCAATTTGCCCACTGTGAAAGTGGTGTGATGGCAACGCTTTTTTCGGCGTATGGATTTCCTTTAAGTGAGCCGATGGCGTTTGGACTAGCCCATGCTTTAAGTTTTGTCTATTTGCCTTTTGTCAAGGTCAATAATCTGCCTTTAATTGCCTATCGAAGCTTGCCCAAAAGTATTATTAAAACGCTTTCCAAATTTTTACATGTAACGATGAAAACCCACACCTTTAAGAATGAAGAGCAGGCAAATGAAGCCTTGAAAAATTTGGTGCAAGAGGGAAAAATCGTGGGGCTTCAAACCTCGGTCTATTATCTGCCGTACTTTCCCAAAGATATGCGTTTTCATTTTAACGCCCATAATCTTTTGGTCTATGGCATGGAAGATGAGAAGTATCTGATTTCTGATCCTGTGTTTGAAGAAGCTGTTGTGTGTACACAGGAGGGCTTAAGTAAGGCTCGTTTTGCTAAAGGTGTTTTTGCGCCTAAAGGCTTTATGTATTATCCTGAAAATATACCCAAACAGGTGGATATGCCTGCTCTTTTAAAAAACGCCATCGTGAAAAACGCTAAAGCGATGCTGACACCTTTCCCCTTTGCGGGTGTTAAGGGGATGCGAAAATTGGCGCAAAAGATTGTAAGTCTGCAAGAAGAGACGAACCAGCGCTATGTGAAAAATTACCTCACGCACATTGTACGCATGCAAGAAGAGATTGGCACAGGAGGCGGTGGATTTCGGTTTGTGTATGCAGCGTTTTTGAAAGAGGCAAAAGCGTATGGCTTGAACGAAGCTCTTTTAGAGGAGGCTTCAGCCTTGATGGTAAACTCAGGCAATGCCTTGCGAGAGTTTGCGCTTTACTGTGTTGAGGGAAGCAAAAAGATAGAGAGTCTTAATACCCAAAAAATCGCCGCTAAACTCATTGAGGCTTCCACGTACGAAGAGAAGGCATTTAGGCTTTTAAAAGAGCTGAAATAA
- a CDS encoding ABC transporter permease: protein MLRHTLKKEFLLILRNHHALIVLFVMPTLFIIIMSLALQNTYANKYDVKLSVGVQSESNASALGFFMDKLNDNRFFTFNRLEENVGLEEALSHKTYDFVLSLSPNFIENSVKNEEASMQITSRSDIAYQQVAFLKQLLSLKMAELVIENFSVILNINALTKTDFEKKITHTYLLKDNKPTQITSVQHSVPSWLIFSMFFILIPISNTFINEKNFGTIDKIRSMNIPLSGVIVGKFIPYFVMNQLQVLLMILVGIYLLPLLGGDSLVIQGSFFMLLLISAVVSIAAISFALFIATLSNSSEMATILGGTSNIILAALGGIMVPKIVMPKMMQELSSLSPMSWALDSFLEIIVNGGHFSDIYPAMGKLLLCALFFLITAYFMLKYRRN, encoded by the coding sequence ATGCTACGCCATACTTTAAAAAAAGAGTTTTTACTTATTTTACGCAACCATCATGCATTGATTGTGCTTTTTGTGATGCCAACCCTGTTTATTATTATCATGTCTTTGGCTCTGCAAAACACCTATGCCAACAAATACGATGTCAAGCTCAGCGTTGGCGTGCAAAGTGAGAGTAACGCATCGGCGTTAGGTTTTTTTATGGACAAACTCAATGACAACCGTTTTTTTACCTTTAACCGTCTGGAAGAAAACGTGGGACTTGAAGAAGCCTTATCCCATAAAACCTACGATTTTGTACTCTCACTCTCTCCTAATTTCATTGAAAATAGTGTCAAAAACGAAGAGGCTTCCATGCAAATCACCTCTCGCTCTGACATTGCCTATCAGCAGGTCGCTTTTTTAAAACAGTTGTTAAGCCTCAAAATGGCGGAACTTGTCATAGAAAATTTTTCAGTCATTCTTAACATTAACGCCCTTACTAAAACGGATTTTGAGAAAAAAATCACGCATACCTATCTGCTCAAAGACAACAAACCCACCCAAATTACTTCTGTACAACACAGCGTTCCCTCATGGCTGATTTTTTCGATGTTTTTTATTTTGATTCCTATCTCAAACACTTTTATTAACGAGAAAAATTTTGGAACGATTGATAAAATACGCAGTATGAATATCCCTCTTAGTGGGGTGATTGTCGGAAAATTTATCCCCTATTTTGTCATGAACCAACTGCAAGTACTGCTGATGATTCTTGTAGGTATCTACCTTTTACCGCTTTTGGGAGGAGATTCCCTTGTGATTCAAGGAAGTTTTTTTATGCTCCTTCTCATCTCTGCGGTGGTTTCCATAGCCGCTATCTCCTTTGCTCTTTTTATCGCAACGCTGAGTAACAGCAGTGAAATGGCAACGATCCTTGGAGGCACATCGAACATTATTTTAGCAGCTCTTGGAGGCATCATGGTGCCTAAAATTGTTATGCCAAAAATGATGCAAGAGCTCTCCTCTCTCTCCCCGATGTCATGGGCACTGGATAGTTTTTTAGAAATTATTGTCAATGGTGGGCATTTTAGCGATATCTATCCTGCGATGGGAAAACTGCTTTTATGTGCGCTTTTCTTTTTAATCACCGCTTACTTTATGTTGAAATATAGGAGAAATTAA
- a CDS encoding 4Fe-4S binding protein encodes MNIKKINRVGFSPTGTTKTVLESIASGMDSKASTFIDMTLPTHDEAICFGSEDVVIIGAPVYAGRLPVHAVERFRKLKGEHTPVVIVVVYGNREFEDALLELKHLVIEQGFVPVSGAAFIGEHSFSTVEFPVAQGRPDSSDIACAKAFGEAVARKIATLESLVGVEIDVPGNFPYKNGMPANSVAPVSMAPCTLCGVCASVCPTGAIEVGDDVVTEASLCIRCCACVRSCPHEVRVIEDEAWKAIGVRLHTNCATPKMPQLFC; translated from the coding sequence ATGAATATAAAAAAGATAAATAGGGTAGGTTTTTCACCTACTGGTACAACCAAAACGGTCTTAGAGAGTATTGCTTCTGGGATGGATAGTAAAGCATCAACGTTTATAGATATGACGCTTCCCACGCACGATGAAGCGATCTGTTTTGGCTCTGAGGACGTTGTGATTATAGGCGCACCTGTGTATGCGGGGCGTTTACCTGTTCATGCGGTGGAGCGATTTAGAAAGCTTAAGGGTGAGCATACGCCAGTGGTTATCGTGGTGGTTTATGGTAACCGTGAATTTGAGGATGCGCTTTTGGAGCTGAAACATTTGGTCATTGAACAGGGGTTTGTTCCTGTCTCAGGTGCAGCGTTTATAGGAGAGCACTCCTTTTCAACGGTGGAATTTCCAGTCGCACAGGGAAGACCTGATAGTTCTGATATAGCCTGTGCAAAGGCATTTGGAGAAGCAGTAGCGCGTAAAATTGCTACGTTAGAGAGTTTGGTGGGTGTGGAGATTGACGTGCCTGGAAATTTTCCTTATAAAAACGGGATGCCAGCCAATAGCGTTGCGCCTGTGAGTATGGCGCCTTGTACCTTGTGCGGAGTGTGTGCGAGTGTCTGTCCGACTGGAGCGATTGAGGTGGGAGATGACGTGGTGACAGAAGCCTCACTTTGTATTCGTTGTTGTGCGTGTGTGAGATCGTGTCCTCATGAGGTAAGGGTTATTGAAGATGAGGCGTGGAAAGCCATTGGGGTGAGGTTGCATACGAATTGTGCTACCCCTAAAATGCCACAGCTTTTTTGTTAA
- a CDS encoding alpha/beta fold hydrolase, whose product MRLFFLFSLLCATLLSANTLGGVYVTEPIFNSSVYLQTSGNPKNKAVVLVHGLGDEASSIWEKTVALLEREYYVVTFDLPGFGHSSKSNELYSPENYAKVIRFLTQTYLKRPFHLVGHSMGGAISLYYTHAYPLDVESLVLVDAAGILHPLAYSNFLTHRKVNHFFEEQGELFQGIQSQQLNRFVDRLSDKINAKMENMETVLHSPALRESVLGGTPASIAAVALVQTSFNAIPQSVMQRTTIIWGKNDEIAPLQTGYVLDKLIPHSTLAIMPEAAHVPMLSHEREFHALLLAHLENRSVAKLPPKMGNDAYTIKVRHVSNQRYSGRIKNLVIYDSQKVVIENAIIENLSLFNAEVEILNSVIENKDAPLRVENSALSIVASDIVGSFKLYNSRLNLAGVKMQSRAKPIVAASPSRVIYSLCEINAKRIHGKEILGR is encoded by the coding sequence GTGCGTCTGTTTTTTCTCTTTTCTCTTTTGTGCGCTACGCTTTTATCTGCCAATACCTTAGGGGGTGTCTATGTCACAGAGCCTATCTTTAACAGCTCTGTGTACCTTCAAACATCAGGCAACCCCAAAAATAAAGCGGTTGTTTTAGTCCATGGTTTGGGCGATGAAGCTTCTAGCATTTGGGAGAAAACCGTTGCGCTTTTGGAGAGAGAGTACTATGTGGTTACTTTTGATTTACCAGGATTTGGGCATTCGAGTAAATCTAATGAGCTCTATTCTCCTGAAAATTATGCTAAGGTCATTCGTTTTCTCACTCAAACCTATCTGAAACGCCCTTTTCATTTGGTGGGGCACTCGATGGGTGGGGCGATTTCGCTTTACTACACCCATGCGTACCCCTTGGATGTGGAGAGTTTGGTATTGGTTGATGCGGCGGGTATTTTGCATCCTTTAGCGTACAGCAATTTTCTAACGCACCGCAAAGTGAACCACTTTTTTGAAGAGCAAGGCGAACTCTTTCAAGGCATTCAATCGCAACAGTTAAATCGTTTTGTCGATAGACTGAGCGATAAAATTAACGCTAAAATGGAAAATATGGAGACCGTTTTACATTCCCCAGCCCTAAGAGAGAGTGTGCTAGGTGGAACGCCTGCAAGTATCGCTGCGGTGGCATTGGTGCAAACGAGTTTTAATGCGATTCCGCAAAGCGTGATGCAAAGAACGACCATTATTTGGGGAAAAAATGATGAGATAGCACCACTACAAACGGGTTATGTTTTAGACAAACTCATCCCTCACTCCACACTTGCTATCATGCCAGAGGCCGCACACGTGCCGATGTTATCGCATGAGAGGGAATTTCATGCTTTACTCTTAGCCCATCTTGAAAACAGAAGTGTCGCAAAGCTTCCCCCTAAAATGGGCAACGATGCTTACACCATTAAGGTGCGCCATGTCTCCAATCAGCGCTATTCGGGGCGTATTAAAAACCTTGTGATTTATGATTCGCAAAAGGTCGTTATTGAAAATGCCATCATTGAAAATTTAAGTCTCTTTAACGCTGAGGTAGAAATACTCAACAGTGTCATTGAAAACAAAGACGCACCTCTAAGGGTTGAAAATTCGGCACTTTCGATTGTGGCGAGTGACATTGTGGGAAGTTTTAAACTTTACAACAGCCGTTTGAATTTAGCGGGAGTAAAAATGCAAAGTCGTGCCAAGCCCATTGTGGCGGCGAGCCCTTCACGGGTGATTTATTCGTTGTGTGAAATCAATGCAAAGCGCATTCATGGCAAAGAAATTTTAGGACGATAG
- a CDS encoding DUF234 domain-containing protein, with the protein MSTHPTFLEQFRSFYLQNKLSDLDVAIDYFSVFGGTQWNVDTTKPLFELICQKILKNYTYIHADMTKLTHSNKLSHALLSACATGDGRLFSSYKRARLSREEGNEALHALLRSGLVEREYSLERPLREEDDNSEKLRFQTPFMRFWFAFVSPYYKTIKENDFREVEKAFGNREQGLSDTVFQNLARSFLQHVFQDDKIVEIGGYWDKNSEIDILAKSQSGKLIAASCRYTNSKVKKSELAKLKEQCALAELEPDMYIIFGKSGFSSELKALKSESLKLFTLKSLKPLVEEINEKELLPCVGKKY; encoded by the coding sequence ATGTCTACACATCCTACGTTTTTAGAGCAATTTCGCTCATTTTACCTTCAAAATAAACTGAGTGACCTTGATGTTGCCATTGACTATTTTAGTGTGTTTGGGGGTACGCAGTGGAATGTAGATACCACAAAACCACTTTTTGAGTTGATTTGCCAGAAAATCTTAAAGAATTACACCTATATTCATGCCGATATGACCAAGCTGACGCACAGCAATAAACTAAGTCACGCCCTTTTAAGTGCGTGCGCCACAGGAGATGGACGTCTTTTTTCTTCTTACAAACGGGCACGTTTAAGCAGAGAAGAGGGCAATGAAGCCTTGCATGCGCTTTTACGCAGTGGTTTGGTGGAGCGTGAGTATTCGCTAGAGCGTCCTTTACGAGAAGAGGATGATAACTCTGAGAAACTTCGTTTTCAAACACCGTTTATGCGCTTTTGGTTTGCCTTTGTTTCGCCCTATTATAAGACGATTAAAGAGAATGATTTTAGAGAGGTTGAAAAAGCGTTTGGTAACCGTGAACAAGGCTTGAGTGATACGGTTTTTCAAAACCTTGCACGGAGCTTTTTGCAACACGTTTTTCAGGACGATAAGATTGTCGAGATAGGCGGTTATTGGGATAAAAATTCAGAGATTGATATTTTAGCCAAGAGCCAATCTGGAAAGCTCATTGCCGCAAGTTGTCGCTATACGAACAGTAAAGTGAAAAAGAGTGAACTTGCTAAACTCAAAGAGCAGTGTGCTTTGGCTGAACTTGAGCCTGATATGTATATTATTTTTGGCAAAAGCGGATTTAGCTCGGAACTTAAAGCACTTAAAAGTGAGAGTCTGAAACTTTTTACACTGAAGAGTTTAAAACCTTTAGTGGAAGAGATTAACGAAAAAGAGTTGCTTCCTTGTGTAGGAAAAAAATATTAA
- a CDS encoding Sbal_3080 family lipoprotein — MKTTWLITSVLSLLLLTGCSIKQEIKPVGMLESKEVCIIQNPAVLNNFLPVYQQALIEKGYKPILKQSPDNVNVCPITSTYTANWRWDMALYMAYANIKVYKNGVLSGEATYDSLSGSANMGKFINGETKIKELVGQLYP; from the coding sequence ATGAAAACAACATGGCTTATCACAAGTGTACTGAGTCTGCTTTTATTAACAGGATGTTCCATTAAACAGGAGATTAAACCTGTGGGGATGCTAGAGAGCAAAGAGGTGTGTATCATCCAAAATCCAGCGGTACTCAATAACTTTTTACCCGTCTATCAACAAGCACTGATTGAAAAAGGGTATAAGCCTATCCTCAAGCAATCCCCAGATAACGTGAATGTTTGTCCTATTACCTCAACCTACACCGCAAATTGGCGTTGGGATATGGCACTGTACATGGCGTACGCTAACATTAAAGTCTATAAAAATGGGGTTTTAAGTGGTGAGGCTACGTATGATTCGCTGAGTGGAAGTGCTAATATGGGCAAATTTATTAACGGTGAGACTAAAATTAAAGAGCTTGTTGGGCAACTTTACCCTTAA
- a CDS encoding beta-ketoacyl synthase N-terminal-like domain-containing protein gives MSLHKAYITASSLWCHFGNDAQALGDSLRTLTPLAYETYVKEHLAEKPYYHFQENFDSEEEKLYTTLDTIVQQVINQTGLSEEECREVAIFIGSTAMGISLNEAHYAHFLEHTKTTPFNHLGYGYLGTYLEKRLGSKHKALLFSTACTSSVNALAYASKMIERGVIQKALVVGIELFNRTTYNGFSSLMLLSKNNLYRPFDERSDGIILGESCSALLLENQPRTAHDFYYKGSKNQCDIYSETTSNPSGVPIFETMNGALENAKLDLHAIDIIKAHATGSENNNTSEANALHLLFEKYAIQKPITALKPLLGHTLGASGSNEIALSLLCAKEGFIPPAYGFETPAEGVRFEPLRTPFTCKDKPLSILFNFVAFGGNTTSLILARD, from the coding sequence ATGAGTTTACACAAGGCGTATATTACCGCCTCATCTCTCTGGTGTCATTTTGGAAATGATGCACAGGCACTAGGCGATAGCTTACGCACATTAACCCCTTTAGCATACGAAACGTATGTCAAGGAACATTTAGCAGAAAAGCCTTACTATCATTTTCAAGAAAACTTTGATTCCGAAGAAGAAAAACTCTACACGACTCTGGATACGATTGTTCAACAGGTGATAAATCAAACAGGATTAAGCGAAGAGGAGTGCCGTGAGGTGGCTATTTTTATTGGTTCAACGGCGATGGGCATTTCGTTGAATGAAGCGCATTACGCTCATTTTTTAGAGCACACCAAAACCACTCCTTTTAACCATCTAGGCTATGGCTATTTGGGAACTTATCTTGAAAAACGCCTAGGCTCAAAACACAAAGCACTTCTCTTTTCCACCGCCTGTACGTCTAGCGTCAATGCCCTTGCCTACGCTTCCAAAATGATTGAGCGTGGAGTGATTCAAAAAGCGCTGGTTGTGGGAATCGAACTCTTCAATCGCACCACCTACAATGGCTTCTCCTCTTTGATGCTTCTTTCAAAAAACAATCTTTACCGCCCCTTTGATGAACGAAGTGATGGGATTATCTTAGGGGAAAGTTGTTCTGCGCTCCTTTTAGAAAATCAACCCCGAACTGCACACGATTTTTACTACAAAGGCTCCAAAAACCAATGTGACATATACAGCGAAACCACCAGCAATCCCTCAGGAGTACCTATCTTTGAAACAATGAATGGAGCTTTAGAAAATGCGAAACTTGACCTGCATGCCATTGACATTATTAAAGCACATGCCACAGGAAGCGAAAACAACAACACCTCTGAAGCCAACGCCTTACATCTTCTCTTTGAAAAATACGCCATCCAAAAACCCATTACCGCCCTTAAACCCCTTCTAGGGCATACCCTAGGAGCTAGTGGAAGCAATGAAATTGCACTGAGTTTGCTCTGTGCGAAAGAGGGATTTATCCCTCCTGCGTATGGCTTTGAAACACCCGCAGAAGGCGTGAGGTTTGAACCGCTTCGCACTCCTTTTACATGTAAAGATAAACCGCTTAGCATACTTTTCAATTTTGTCGCCTTCGGAGGCAATACCACCTCGCTTATTTTGGCTCGAGACTAG
- a CDS encoding ABC transporter ATP-binding protein, which produces MAIQITHLLKRYDKNVVLDHLDLDIKQGSIFGLLGPNGAGKTTLVSILNFLIPKDAGKITILGHDWDKNQKEIKSLCSLVPQSYAFYPSLSAYENLEFFGALHGLKHKDLTRQIHYALEMTALEKYRYKRAESFSGGLKRRLNIAIGLLNNPKILYLDEPTVGIDPQSRHYILNVIKKLNQSEGTTVIYTSHYMDEIEYLCDDIAILDHGKIMLHQSKEELIKSDHIATLHLSDESQKEINLYEDYDALVDTFCEIKEKSLHVKEITLPKSSLENLFLSLTKKELRD; this is translated from the coding sequence ATGGCGATTCAGATTACCCACTTGTTAAAACGCTACGATAAAAATGTTGTCTTAGACCATTTGGATTTAGACATCAAGCAAGGCTCTATTTTTGGGCTTTTAGGTCCAAATGGTGCGGGAAAAACAACGCTTGTTTCCATTTTAAATTTTCTCATTCCCAAAGACGCAGGAAAGATTACCATTTTAGGACACGATTGGGATAAAAACCAAAAAGAGATTAAGTCACTTTGTAGCCTCGTCCCCCAATCCTACGCCTTTTACCCCAGCCTGAGTGCCTACGAAAACTTAGAGTTTTTTGGCGCACTGCATGGGCTTAAACACAAAGATTTGACCCGTCAAATTCACTATGCTTTAGAGATGACTGCGCTGGAAAAGTACCGTTACAAACGTGCAGAGAGTTTTTCAGGAGGACTTAAAAGACGGCTAAATATTGCCATTGGGCTTTTAAATAATCCCAAAATTCTCTACCTTGATGAGCCAACCGTGGGCATTGACCCCCAATCTCGCCACTACATTTTAAACGTGATAAAAAAGCTCAACCAAAGCGAGGGAACCACCGTTATTTATACCTCACACTACATGGATGAGATAGAATACCTTTGCGATGATATCGCCATTTTAGACCATGGCAAAATCATGCTCCATCAAAGCAAAGAGGAGCTGATAAAGAGTGACCACATCGCCACATTGCATTTAAGCGATGAGAGTCAAAAAGAGATTAATCTTTACGAAGATTATGACGCATTGGTCGATACGTTTTGCGAAATCAAAGAAAAATCGTTACATGTAAAAGAGATTACACTGCCTAAAAGCAGTTTAGAAAACCTCTTTTTATCATTAACAAAAAAAGAGTTGAGGGACTAA
- a CDS encoding beta-ketoacyl-ACP synthase III, with the protein MNNAVYINDIQTFMPNQPVSNEEMEEYLGYIGGKKSKAKAIVLRSNGIKQRYYVLEKGTQKALFSNAQITANAIKKLESEHFKLETIEALCCGSTTPDQLMPNHTLMVQGELGISEIETLSASGICLSGVNALKYLYYGIKSGELSVGVATGSEVVSPILSAKNFEEESKQWALLEANPTLAFEKDFLRWMLSDGAGAMVLQNRPNEKGISLKIEWIEVLSYAGQMPTCMYSGCEMVEGKPVGWRNYTQSEIMEKSLLSIAQDVKLLNENIVEYTVVKPLKKILAKRALVENEINYFLPHYSSHFFRDKLYAGMVEAGLEIPYEKWFTNLPYCGNTGSASIYIMLEELFHSKSLKKGEKILCYIPESGRFSTAFMLLEVV; encoded by the coding sequence ATGAACAACGCAGTTTACATTAATGATATTCAAACATTTATGCCCAACCAGCCTGTCTCTAACGAGGAGATGGAGGAATATTTAGGGTACATTGGCGGTAAAAAATCCAAAGCAAAAGCGATTGTTTTGCGCAGTAATGGGATTAAACAGCGCTACTATGTGCTTGAAAAAGGAACACAAAAAGCGCTTTTTTCCAATGCTCAAATCACCGCCAATGCGATTAAAAAACTTGAGAGTGAGCACTTTAAACTTGAAACGATAGAAGCGCTCTGCTGTGGTAGTACCACGCCTGATCAGCTGATGCCTAATCATACCTTAATGGTACAAGGGGAGTTGGGTATTAGTGAGATAGAAACACTGAGTGCTTCGGGGATTTGTTTAAGTGGCGTGAATGCGCTCAAATACCTCTATTATGGCATTAAAAGTGGGGAGTTAAGCGTGGGTGTTGCGACAGGCTCTGAGGTGGTTTCTCCTATCTTAAGTGCGAAAAATTTTGAAGAGGAGTCTAAACAGTGGGCGCTTTTAGAAGCGAATCCTACCTTGGCGTTTGAGAAAGATTTTCTACGCTGGATGCTCTCTGATGGTGCGGGAGCGATGGTGCTTCAAAACAGACCCAATGAGAAGGGGATTTCTTTAAAAATTGAGTGGATAGAGGTGCTCTCTTATGCAGGGCAAATGCCAACGTGCATGTACAGTGGATGTGAGATGGTAGAGGGAAAGCCTGTGGGTTGGCGCAATTACACGCAATCAGAGATTATGGAAAAATCGCTCTTGAGCATTGCGCAAGATGTGAAACTTTTAAATGAAAACATTGTAGAGTACACCGTAGTGAAGCCTTTGAAAAAAATTCTAGCCAAAAGAGCGTTAGTAGAGAACGAGATAAATTACTTTTTACCGCACTACTCCTCACACTTCTTTAGGGATAAACTCTATGCAGGCATGGTAGAAGCGGGACTGGAAATACCTTATGAGAAATGGTTTACCAATTTACCTTATTGTGGCAATACGGGTTCTGCTTCCATTTACATTATGCTTGAGGAGTTGTTTCACTCCAAAAGCCTCAAAAAAGGGGAGAAGATTTTGTGTTATATTCCTGAGAGTGGGCGTTTTTCCACGGCGTTTATGTTGTTAGAAGTAGTCTAA
- a CDS encoding beta-ketoacyl synthase chain length factor has translation MKVNLEILSSAYLLGESSAPIPRIKELVPNMMFRRRLTPASKLLVELLGTLEHFEKGRIVCGSAYGELGVSASLLEAMKEGSGVSPSDFQNSVYNTAVSYLSILTQNQSEILTLSSGDKTARNVLKAGALKALDGDVLLLVCFETLNMPRIAEVNRCIDYLESAVALVVRQSDRQANLHVQQSKIKGIPLSISEMLFIAQEAEKKACVVEVVL, from the coding sequence ATGAAGGTTAATTTGGAAATTTTAAGCAGTGCCTATCTTTTGGGAGAGAGTAGTGCACCGATTCCTCGCATTAAAGAGTTGGTTCCCAATATGATGTTTCGAAGAAGGCTGACGCCTGCCTCCAAACTTTTGGTGGAACTTTTAGGCACTCTGGAGCATTTTGAAAAAGGGCGCATTGTATGTGGAAGTGCGTATGGTGAGCTGGGTGTGAGTGCGTCATTGCTAGAAGCGATGAAAGAAGGAAGTGGTGTTAGCCCGAGTGATTTTCAAAACTCTGTTTACAATACCGCCGTTTCTTACCTCTCCATTTTGACACAGAATCAAAGTGAAATTTTGACACTCTCAAGTGGCGATAAAACCGCACGCAATGTCTTAAAAGCAGGAGCACTCAAAGCCCTCGATGGGGATGTTTTACTGCTGGTGTGTTTTGAAACACTCAATATGCCTCGTATCGCTGAGGTAAATCGTTGTATTGACTATTTGGAGAGTGCGGTGGCGTTGGTGGTACGCCAGAGTGATAGGCAAGCCAATTTACATGTGCAACAAAGTAAGATCAAAGGCATTCCGCTTTCCATCAGTGAAATGCTTTTTATTGCGCAAGAAGCGGAGAAAAAAGCGTGTGTGGTGGAGGTTGTGTTATGA
- a CDS encoding phosphopantetheine-binding protein produces MPNAHFDVLKYELKALILKECDKEEFSPEDIDDDAPLFGSDAPLQLDSMDALQISMALKEKYGVEITDSKKIRSIMSSITTLTHFIEAR; encoded by the coding sequence ATGCCCAACGCTCATTTTGATGTACTCAAATACGAACTCAAAGCCCTCATCCTAAAAGAGTGCGACAAAGAGGAATTTAGCCCTGAGGATATCGACGATGACGCACCTCTTTTTGGCTCAGATGCACCTTTACAACTCGATTCGATGGATGCGCTGCAAATCTCTATGGCACTCAAAGAGAAGTACGGTGTTGAGATTACCGATAGTAAAAAAATTCGCTCCATTATGAGTAGTATCACCACTTTAACACACTTTATTGAGGCACGATGA